The Dreissena polymorpha isolate Duluth1 unplaced genomic scaffold, UMN_Dpol_1.0 chrUn064, whole genome shotgun sequence genome includes a region encoding these proteins:
- the LOC127863940 gene encoding uncharacterized protein KIAA1958-like, translated as MSKSESKEIHHIEPTLLDEYLATFLLSLKKSNGTDFEPSSLRGIIASVDRYLKRHRYGCSVMTGTGAQFALTRDTYNAKKKSLKKQGMGNRPREAHPLSDTDIDLLWEKGILGTESPKALLNTIWLNNCLHFGLLGTTEQYNLRWGDVRLRVDSNGVEYLELNERQTKTRTGENIADIRKVSPKISRMKKSMMWVIKSVKMELRQTLTRSELFKTWKDLIIRKNYLHV; from the exons ATGTCAAAATCTGAATCAAAAGAAATccaccacatagaaccaactcttcttgatgagtatttggccactttcctgttgtcccttaaaaagtcaaatggcacagattttgaaccaagctccctccgtggcatcattgctagtgttgacaggtacctgaaacgacatcgctatggatgttcagtcatgacagggactggagcccaatttgcactcacaagggacacctacaatgcaaagaaaaaaagtcttaagaaacag ggtATGGGAAACCGTCCTAGGGAGGCCCATCCGCTGAGTGATACCGACATCGATCTGCTCTGGGAGAAGGGGATCCTTGGCACCGAGTCTCCGAAGGCCTTGTTAAATACAATCTGGTTGAACAACTGCCTTCATTTTGGCTTGCTAGGAACAacggagcaatacaatttgcg GTGGGGGGACGTCCGCCTCCGTGTAGACTCGAATGGTGTCGAGTATCTCGAGTTGAACGAGCGGCAAACGAAAACGCGCACAGGAGAGAACATCGCTGAcataagaaaagtgtctcccaagat TTCAAGAATGAAGAAGTCCATGATGTGGGTCATTAAATCAGTCAAAATGGAATTGAGGCAGACCCTTACAAGGTCAGAACTGTTCAAGACATGGAAAGACCTGATAATAAGAAAGAACTATCTCCATGTCTAA